Proteins encoded within one genomic window of Bradyrhizobium sp. CB1717:
- a CDS encoding ABC transporter permease subunit gives MSTYSLSDGLASGAPRSSRAPLLATWLRESGVGVVASIAWIAFGLSCLWWEDVGDWSRTHSLGIAAFVIAAIALFGTVGADYLGSAGQALHKRAPWLVALGAFLTVWEAATAKFAWLPLPFFPPPQAIIEVYTDDLPKLLDSVFASIKLQLGGYLIGATVGFLTGVSIGWSRAVGYWVHPVLRFIGPLPATAWLPIAFFTFPSSWSASTFLIALATGFPVTVLTWSGVASVSNAYYDVARTLGAKPSFLVLNVAIPAALPHVFVGLFMGLGSSFAVLVVAEMIGVKAGLGWYLQWAQGWAAYANMYAALIVMSLLCSGAITLLFSIRDRLLVWQKGTVKW, from the coding sequence ATGTCGACGTATTCGCTGTCTGACGGCCTCGCCTCCGGCGCGCCGCGCTCCTCGCGCGCGCCGCTGCTGGCCACCTGGCTCCGGGAATCCGGTGTCGGCGTGGTCGCCAGCATCGCCTGGATCGCCTTCGGCCTGTCCTGCCTGTGGTGGGAAGATGTCGGCGACTGGTCGCGCACGCATTCGCTCGGCATTGCCGCCTTCGTCATCGCGGCGATCGCACTGTTCGGAACCGTCGGCGCCGACTATCTGGGATCGGCGGGGCAGGCGTTGCACAAGCGTGCGCCCTGGCTGGTCGCGCTCGGTGCCTTCCTGACCGTGTGGGAGGCCGCGACTGCAAAATTCGCCTGGCTGCCGCTGCCGTTCTTTCCGCCGCCGCAGGCGATCATCGAGGTCTATACCGACGATCTGCCAAAACTGCTGGACAGCGTGTTCGCCTCGATCAAGCTCCAGCTCGGCGGCTATCTGATCGGCGCGACGGTCGGCTTTTTGACCGGCGTCTCGATCGGCTGGTCGCGCGCGGTCGGCTACTGGGTGCATCCTGTGCTGCGCTTCATCGGCCCGCTGCCGGCGACGGCCTGGCTGCCGATCGCCTTCTTCACCTTCCCGTCGAGCTGGAGCGCCTCGACCTTCCTGATCGCGCTGGCGACGGGCTTTCCCGTGACCGTGCTGACCTGGTCGGGCGTCGCGAGCGTCAGCAACGCCTATTACGACGTTGCGCGCACGTTGGGCGCAAAACCGTCCTTCCTTGTGCTGAACGTCGCGATCCCCGCGGCACTGCCGCACGTCTTCGTCGGCCTGTTCATGGGGCTCGGCTCGTCCTTTGCCGTGCTCGTCGTCGCCGAGATGATCGGCGTCAAGGCAGGGCTCGGCTGGTATCTGCAATGGGCGCAGGGCTGGGCCGCCTACGCCAACATGTATGCGGCGCTGATCGTGATGTCGCTGCTCTGCTCCGGCGCGATCACGCTGCTGTTTTCGATCCGCGACCGCCTGCTGGTCTGGCAGAAGGGGACCGTCAAATGGTAG
- a CDS encoding ABC transporter ATP-binding protein: MVATALTEAITHPAAGAALDIEQVSHAFDIDGAELPVLSDVSISVEPGEFVALLGPSGCGKSTLLRLVAGLDKPKAGRLWEDEERIRRPHPSRVVVFQDPTLFPWRSVWDNVALGLEAQGILRSQRQRVDDALDLVGLSSFRNAYPHQLSGGMAQRVALARALVNDPKILILDEPLGKLDSLTRITMQAELVALWQRKGFTTLLVTHDAEEALVLANRVVVFSERPARVKADIRVDRPYPRHRGDPYLADLRRQILGLLGLDATW; the protein is encoded by the coding sequence ATGGTAGCCACAGCTCTCACGGAGGCGATCACGCATCCGGCCGCCGGCGCCGCGCTCGACATCGAGCAGGTCAGCCACGCCTTCGACATCGACGGTGCCGAGCTGCCGGTGCTGAGCGATGTCAGCATCTCGGTCGAGCCGGGCGAATTCGTCGCGCTGCTCGGACCGTCCGGCTGCGGCAAGTCGACTTTGCTACGGCTCGTCGCCGGGCTCGACAAGCCCAAGGCGGGAAGGTTGTGGGAGGACGAGGAGCGCATCAGACGTCCGCATCCTTCGCGCGTGGTCGTGTTCCAGGATCCGACGCTGTTTCCCTGGCGGTCGGTCTGGGACAACGTCGCCCTGGGCCTCGAGGCCCAGGGCATTCTTAGGAGCCAGCGGCAGCGCGTCGATGATGCGCTTGATCTGGTCGGGCTGTCGTCGTTCCGCAATGCCTATCCGCACCAGCTCTCCGGCGGCATGGCGCAGCGCGTCGCGCTGGCGCGTGCGCTGGTCAACGATCCAAAAATCCTGATCCTCGACGAGCCGCTGGGAAAACTGGACTCGCTCACCCGCATCACCATGCAGGCCGAGCTCGTCGCGCTCTGGCAGCGTAAGGGCTTTACCACGCTGCTGGTGACACATGATGCCGAGGAGGCGCTGGTGCTTGCCAACCGCGTCGTCGTCTTCAGCGAGCGTCCCGCGCGCGTGAAGGCCGACATCCGTGTCGACCGTCCCTATCCGCGCCATCGCGGCGATCCGTATCTCGCCGATCTGCGCCGCCAGATCCTTGGTCTGCTGGGGTTGGACGCCACATGGTAA
- a CDS encoding acyl-CoA dehydrogenase family protein yields the protein MVTPAAKGRTAHSEPDYIARAEVLAETFGTRAAEHDRTGSFPFENFRELSEAGLLSLTVPAAHGGAGAGARYAARVIGILGKADPSTALVLSMHYINHLVMARSPAWPARLSRKLARESVEGLALVNALRVEPELGSPARGRLPATIARRTETGWRLSGHKIYSTGSPILKWYLVWARTDEAEPRVGQFLVPASLPGTRIVETWDHHGLRASGSHDVIFDDVVIPLDSEVDVRKPADWRAPDVTQATVHTVFVAAIYDGVARAARDWLIKFLKQRVPASLGAPLATLARAQESLGAIEARLAVNARLIETFARDFDDGVQLSAGESNVIKLTVTNNAVAVVEEALSLTGNHGLSRSNPLERHYRDVLCGRVHTPQDDSTRIGLGRAALGL from the coding sequence ATGGTAACGCCTGCAGCCAAGGGCCGCACGGCTCACAGCGAACCCGACTACATCGCGCGCGCCGAGGTGCTGGCCGAAACCTTCGGCACGCGGGCGGCCGAGCACGACCGCACGGGCAGCTTTCCTTTCGAGAATTTTCGCGAACTGTCCGAGGCCGGCCTGCTGTCGCTGACGGTGCCGGCGGCCCATGGCGGCGCCGGGGCGGGCGCGCGCTACGCCGCGCGCGTCATCGGCATCCTCGGCAAGGCCGATCCGTCGACCGCGCTGGTGCTGTCGATGCATTACATCAATCATCTCGTCATGGCGCGCAGCCCGGCCTGGCCGGCGCGGCTGTCGCGCAAGCTCGCGCGCGAGAGTGTCGAAGGCCTTGCGCTGGTCAACGCGCTTCGGGTCGAACCCGAGCTCGGCTCGCCCGCGCGCGGCCGCCTGCCGGCGACGATCGCCCGGCGCACCGAAACCGGTTGGCGCCTTTCCGGCCATAAGATCTATTCGACGGGATCGCCGATCCTGAAATGGTACCTTGTTTGGGCACGAACGGACGAGGCCGAGCCCCGCGTCGGTCAGTTCCTGGTGCCGGCAAGCCTGCCGGGCACGCGCATCGTCGAGACCTGGGACCACCACGGCCTGCGCGCCAGCGGCAGCCATGACGTCATCTTCGACGATGTCGTGATCCCGCTGGATTCCGAAGTCGACGTGCGCAAGCCGGCTGACTGGCGGGCCCCCGACGTCACGCAGGCGACCGTCCACACGGTCTTCGTCGCCGCGATCTATGACGGTGTCGCCCGCGCGGCGCGTGACTGGCTGATCAAGTTCCTGAAACAGCGCGTTCCCGCCAGCCTCGGCGCGCCGCTGGCGACCTTGGCCCGCGCGCAGGAGAGCCTCGGCGCGATCGAGGCGCGGCTCGCGGTCAATGCGCGGCTGATTGAGACGTTCGCCCGCGACTTCGATGATGGGGTCCAGCTGTCCGCCGGCGAATCCAACGTCATCAAGTTGACCGTCACCAACAACGCCGTCGCCGTGGTCGAGGAGGCCTTGTCGCTCACCGGCAATCACGGCCTGTCCCGCAGCAATCCGCTGGAGCGGCACTATCGCGACGTGCTGTGCGGGCGCGTGCACACGCCGCAGGACGATTCCACCCGCATCGGCCTCGGCCGCGCCGCATTGGGTCTCTAG
- a CDS encoding LLM class flavin-dependent oxidoreductase, with protein MSIEFIGFISNNNSSETVVREGPILNPTHIETVAKAHENAGFDRALLAFHSTSPDALQVAQHVLNHTERLNVLIAQRPGFTAPTLLARQFAVLDQFSRGRVALHVITGGNATELRQDGNTLDDKDERYARTSEFLDVLKLEWTSDKPFSYKGRYYQVENAFSQVKPYRPEGIRVYFGGASDAAIDVAGKHADTFALWGESYAQVRDVTSRVHNAAVRQGRPTPRFSLSVRPIIAPTEKQAWEKAEEILARATALQDKTGYRKPADGHATAGARRLLALADQGSRIDKRLWTEIAKLTGANSNTTALVGTPEQVAEVFGDYYDLGISHFLIRGFDPLIDAIEYGRELIPLTRELVAKRQAVRGEAAE; from the coding sequence ATGTCGATCGAGTTCATCGGCTTCATCAGCAATAACAATTCGTCCGAGACTGTCGTTCGCGAGGGACCGATCCTCAACCCCACTCACATCGAGACGGTGGCGAAGGCGCATGAGAATGCCGGCTTCGATCGTGCGCTGCTGGCGTTTCATTCGACCTCGCCGGACGCGCTCCAGGTCGCGCAGCACGTGCTGAATCACACTGAGAGGCTCAACGTGCTGATCGCGCAGCGGCCCGGCTTCACCGCGCCGACGCTGCTGGCGCGGCAGTTCGCCGTGCTCGACCAGTTTTCGCGCGGCAGGGTCGCGCTGCACGTCATCACCGGCGGCAATGCCACCGAGCTGCGGCAGGACGGCAACACGCTCGACGACAAGGACGAGCGCTATGCCCGTACCTCCGAGTTCCTCGATGTGCTCAAGCTGGAATGGACCAGCGACAAGCCGTTCAGCTACAAGGGCAGGTACTACCAGGTCGAGAACGCCTTCTCGCAGGTGAAGCCGTATCGCCCCGAAGGCATCCGCGTTTATTTCGGCGGCGCCTCGGATGCGGCGATCGACGTCGCCGGCAAGCATGCCGACACCTTCGCGCTGTGGGGCGAATCCTATGCGCAGGTGCGCGACGTGACCTCGCGCGTCCATAACGCCGCGGTGCGGCAGGGGCGGCCGACGCCACGCTTCAGCCTGTCGGTGCGGCCGATCATCGCCCCGACCGAAAAGCAGGCCTGGGAAAAGGCAGAGGAAATTCTGGCGCGCGCCACTGCGCTCCAGGACAAGACCGGCTATCGTAAGCCCGCCGACGGCCATGCCACCGCCGGCGCGCGGCGCCTGCTCGCGCTCGCCGACCAGGGCAGCCGCATCGACAAGCGGCTCTGGACCGAGATCGCAAAGCTCACCGGCGCCAACAGCAACACCACCGCACTGGTCGGCACGCCCGAGCAGGTCGCCGAGGTCTTCGGCGACTATTACGACCTCGGCATCAGCCATTTCCTGATCCGCGGCTTCGATCCCCTGATCGATGCCATCGAATACGGCCGCGAGCTGATCCCACTGACGCGCGAGCTGGTTGCCAAGCGCCAGGCCGTTCGCGGCGAGGCGGCGGAATGA
- a CDS encoding ABC transporter substrate-binding protein, whose translation MIRLMLAGALLFGSLELAAAQTTLRVGDQKGNSQAVMEAAGVLKDVPYKIEWKEFPAAAPLLEALSAGAIETGLVGDAPFTFAAASGAPVKAIAAIRQTREGLAILVPETSPIRSFADLRGKKIATGRGSIGHQLILAALEKNGWAASDVQIAFLAPSDAKIAYTQGSVDAWSTWEPYVSQEEVLFKSRRIITSEGLTPGLSFQVARPDAIRDKRAELTDFVRRLTAARAWSLNNVDSYAATWGRLMNIPTAVPQNWLSRAKIRIAPIDDGVVADEQSTIDLYFRWGLIKQKLDAAEIVDRSFADAIAKAGL comes from the coding sequence ATGATCCGCCTCATGCTCGCCGGCGCGCTGCTGTTCGGTTCGCTTGAACTGGCGGCGGCGCAAACCACCCTGCGCGTCGGCGACCAGAAGGGCAATTCGCAGGCCGTGATGGAAGCGGCCGGTGTGCTCAAGGACGTTCCCTACAAGATCGAGTGGAAGGAGTTTCCGGCGGCAGCTCCACTGCTTGAGGCGTTGAGCGCGGGCGCGATCGAGACCGGCCTCGTCGGCGATGCACCCTTCACCTTTGCCGCCGCCTCCGGCGCGCCGGTGAAGGCGATCGCCGCGATCCGGCAGACGCGCGAGGGGCTCGCCATCCTCGTCCCCGAGACTTCGCCGATCAGGAGTTTTGCCGACCTCCGCGGCAAGAAGATCGCGACCGGCCGCGGCTCGATCGGCCATCAGCTGATCCTCGCCGCGCTGGAGAAGAACGGCTGGGCTGCGAGTGACGTGCAGATCGCATTCCTGGCGCCGTCGGACGCCAAGATCGCCTACACGCAGGGCTCGGTGGATGCTTGGTCGACCTGGGAGCCGTATGTCAGCCAGGAGGAGGTGCTGTTCAAATCGCGCCGCATCATCACCTCCGAAGGTCTGACACCGGGGCTGAGCTTCCAGGTGGCGCGGCCCGATGCTATCCGCGATAAGCGCGCCGAGCTGACCGACTTCGTCCGGCGCCTCACCGCGGCGCGGGCGTGGTCGCTGAACAACGTCGACAGCTATGCCGCGACATGGGGCAGGTTGATGAACATCCCGACCGCCGTGCCGCAGAACTGGCTGTCGCGCGCAAAGATCCGCATCGCGCCGATCGACGACGGCGTCGTCGCGGACGAGCAGAGCACGATCGACCTGTATTTCCGCTGGGGCCTGATCAAGCAGAAGCTCGATGCAGCGGAGATCGTGGATCGCTCGTTTGCGGATGCGATCGCGAAGGCGGGGTTGTAG
- a CDS encoding CmcJ/NvfI family oxidoreductase, with the protein MGLQEIRIESLPFVTAELNYLAPTSAKPRTYAFDPPPGEPKSTSLPEPHQVPIFDARLIAQNFSLDREGFALVRHPTQVKDFYNEEEIRAVYYPAVEAFLRATLKADRVVIFDHTVRKRVEGATDIRGGGPRQPATRVHVDQTVSSGANRVREHLPDEAEELLKGRVQVINLWRPIRGPLRDSPLAMADGTTVKPEDLVASDLIYPNRRGETYSVTYNPNHRWFYFPEMTPDEALLLKCYDSATDGRTRFGPHTAFVDPTTPADAAPRESIEVRTLVFHRQ; encoded by the coding sequence ATGGGCCTGCAAGAAATAAGAATCGAATCGCTTCCCTTCGTCACTGCCGAACTCAACTATCTCGCGCCGACATCGGCCAAGCCGCGCACCTACGCCTTCGATCCACCGCCGGGCGAGCCGAAAAGCACCTCGCTGCCGGAGCCGCACCAGGTCCCGATCTTCGATGCGCGGCTGATCGCGCAAAACTTCTCGCTCGATCGCGAGGGCTTTGCGCTGGTGCGTCACCCGACGCAGGTGAAGGACTTTTATAACGAGGAGGAAATCCGCGCGGTCTATTATCCCGCCGTCGAAGCCTTCCTTCGCGCGACGCTGAAGGCCGATCGTGTGGTCATCTTCGACCATACCGTGCGCAAGCGCGTTGAGGGCGCCACGGACATTCGTGGCGGCGGGCCGCGTCAGCCGGCGACGCGCGTCCATGTCGACCAGACTGTTTCGTCCGGCGCCAACCGCGTGCGCGAGCATCTGCCTGACGAGGCCGAGGAGCTGCTGAAGGGACGCGTGCAGGTGATCAATCTGTGGCGGCCCATCCGCGGACCCTTGCGCGATTCACCGCTCGCCATGGCCGACGGCACGACGGTTAAGCCCGAGGATCTCGTCGCCTCCGACCTGATCTATCCCAATCGTCGCGGTGAAACCTATTCGGTGACATACAATCCGAACCACCGCTGGTTCTATTTTCCCGAGATGACGCCGGACGAGGCGCTGCTGCTGAAGTGCTACGATTCCGCAACGGATGGCCGCACCCGTTTCGGGCCGCACACCGCGTTCGTCGATCCGACCACGCCCGCCGATGCGGCGCCCCGTGAAAGCATCGAGGTCCGAACGCTGGTGTTTCACCGGCAGTAA
- a CDS encoding septal ring lytic transglycosylase RlpA family protein: protein MRAQTILLFCLMTSFLAFISVANAESGLASYYGYGRAGKGGELTCAHRTRPFGSVLRVSYSGRTIQCRVNDRGPFIRGRIVDLSVPAARALGMMSAGVVRVSVD from the coding sequence GTGCGCGCGCAGACGATCCTTCTGTTTTGCTTGATGACTTCATTCCTCGCTTTCATCTCCGTCGCTAACGCCGAAAGCGGGCTTGCTTCGTACTACGGATATGGAAGGGCCGGCAAAGGCGGCGAGTTGACCTGCGCCCACCGCACTCGCCCGTTCGGCAGCGTGCTCAGGGTGTCCTACAGCGGGCGCACGATCCAGTGCCGCGTCAATGATCGCGGCCCCTTCATCCGCGGCCGCATCGTCGATCTCTCGGTACCCGCCGCTCGCGCGCTCGGCATGATGAGCGCCGGCGTGGTGCGCGTGTCGGTGGATTAG
- a CDS encoding Gfo/Idh/MocA family oxidoreductase, translating into MTGIRVGLVGCGFVSELHMYAFRRVYGVDVEVAAVAARGDKVVAFARHHNIPRVYRSFAELIADGELDVIDICTPPNLHAEMIVASMQAGKHVICEKPFAGYFGREGDTQPIGKHVPKALMYERVIEEMDRTRAAIERTGKLFMYAEDWIYAPAVTKTAEIIKATKDKILFMKGEESHSGSHAAHAAQWAMTGGGSLIRMGCHPLSAVLYLKQVEARARGESIHVASVTGDVGNVTAVLKPEERSYIKANPVDVEDWGTLTATFSDGTKATIFSGDMIMGGVRNLIETYTSGGSLFANITPNNHLMSYQTSEEKLASVYITEKVDRKTGWQYVCLEEEWTRGYLQEIQDFMECAATGRQPLSDLALAYETIKVNYAGYWAAEEGRRVVL; encoded by the coding sequence ATGACTGGGATCAGGGTGGGACTCGTCGGCTGCGGCTTCGTGTCGGAGCTGCACATGTATGCGTTCCGGCGCGTCTATGGCGTGGATGTCGAGGTCGCGGCGGTGGCCGCGCGCGGCGACAAGGTCGTCGCGTTCGCCCGGCATCACAATATCCCGCGTGTTTATCGGAGTTTCGCCGAGCTGATCGCGGACGGCGAGCTCGACGTCATCGACATCTGCACGCCGCCGAACCTTCATGCGGAGATGATCGTCGCCAGCATGCAGGCCGGCAAGCACGTCATCTGCGAAAAGCCCTTCGCCGGCTATTTCGGGCGCGAGGGCGACACGCAGCCGATCGGCAAGCACGTGCCCAAGGCGCTGATGTATGAGCGCGTGATCGAAGAGATGGACAGGACGCGCGCCGCGATCGAGCGCACCGGAAAACTCTTCATGTATGCCGAGGACTGGATCTACGCGCCGGCGGTGACCAAGACCGCCGAGATCATCAAGGCGACCAAGGACAAGATCCTGTTCATGAAGGGTGAAGAGAGCCATTCCGGCTCGCACGCCGCGCATGCGGCGCAATGGGCGATGACCGGCGGCGGCTCGCTGATCCGCATGGGCTGCCATCCGCTCTCGGCCGTGCTATATCTGAAGCAGGTCGAAGCCAGGGCGCGGGGCGAGAGCATCCATGTCGCCAGCGTCACCGGCGATGTCGGCAACGTCACCGCCGTGCTCAAGCCGGAGGAGCGCAGCTACATCAAGGCCAATCCCGTCGACGTCGAGGATTGGGGCACGCTCACCGCCACCTTCTCCGACGGCACCAAGGCCACCATCTTCTCCGGCGACATGATCATGGGCGGCGTGCGCAATCTGATCGAGACCTACACGTCCGGCGGCTCGCTGTTCGCCAACATCACGCCGAACAATCATCTGATGAGCTATCAGACCAGCGAGGAGAAGCTCGCCAGCGTCTACATCACCGAAAAGGTCGACCGCAAAACCGGCTGGCAATATGTCTGCCTCGAGGAGGAATGGACGCGCGGCTATCTCCAGGAGATCCAGGATTTCATGGAATGCGCCGCGACCGGGCGGCAGCCGCTGTCGGACCTCGCGCTGGCCTATGAGACGATCAAGGTGAACTACGCCGGGTACTGGGCGGCGGAGGAGGGACGGAGGGTGGTGTTGTAG
- a CDS encoding ABC transporter substrate-binding protein: MPTSRRQLLKGTAAAAATLSLDWTRAQAQAETLRIGLIYDLTGPFAAGGSVASSIGAQIAIDLVNEKGGVGGKTKIAPVAADSQSKPDVAINEAERLISQEKIDILNGVYASAHAVPLAAKVEQQKKILWITTAVSTAVFKDKNLQYVFRAQIHSDQYGQAFARFMSEHAKAKLGMDPKDVKVALIHEDGPYGVGVAAADEAYAKDAGLQVVLREGYSASAPDLSVLVTKIKRAKADVISHAGYNPDITLFLRQARESGLRFKMLFGNGAGYSQLDKLRATFGADIDNFCNIDPVPAQLLDPAKLAPGMGDLINAMVTRYKAKTGATDVPPHCSMGFNQTWVLLNNVLPVAKEKYGSFDPEAIRKAALDVDIPAGGTIQGYGVKFFPPGTPMSGQNERSTPVVMQNAGEHISVVWPTNIKTQDPVFPLPKGSTYGA; encoded by the coding sequence ATGCCGACTTCACGCAGGCAGCTGCTGAAGGGTACGGCGGCTGCCGCCGCCACACTCAGCCTCGATTGGACCAGGGCCCAGGCGCAAGCCGAGACATTGCGCATCGGCCTGATCTACGACCTCACCGGTCCGTTCGCCGCCGGCGGCTCGGTCGCCTCGTCGATCGGCGCGCAGATCGCGATCGACCTCGTCAACGAGAAAGGCGGCGTCGGCGGCAAGACCAAGATTGCCCCGGTCGCCGCGGATTCCCAGAGCAAACCCGACGTCGCGATCAACGAGGCCGAACGCCTGATCAGCCAGGAGAAGATCGACATCCTCAACGGCGTCTATGCGAGCGCGCATGCGGTGCCGCTCGCGGCCAAGGTCGAGCAGCAGAAGAAGATCCTCTGGATCACGACCGCGGTCTCGACCGCCGTGTTCAAGGACAAGAACCTGCAATACGTGTTTCGCGCGCAAATCCATTCCGACCAGTACGGCCAGGCCTTTGCCCGCTTCATGAGCGAGCACGCCAAGGCAAAGCTCGGCATGGACCCCAAGGACGTCAAGGTCGCGCTGATCCACGAAGACGGCCCCTACGGCGTCGGCGTCGCCGCCGCCGACGAGGCCTACGCCAAGGACGCTGGACTGCAGGTCGTATTGCGCGAGGGCTATTCGGCTTCGGCGCCCGATCTCTCGGTGCTGGTCACGAAAATCAAGCGCGCCAAGGCCGACGTGATCTCGCATGCCGGCTACAACCCCGACATCACCCTGTTCCTGCGCCAGGCGCGCGAGAGCGGATTGCGCTTCAAGATGCTGTTCGGCAACGGTGCGGGCTACAGCCAGCTCGACAAGCTGCGCGCCACCTTCGGCGCCGATATCGACAATTTCTGCAACATCGATCCGGTGCCGGCGCAACTGCTCGACCCCGCCAAGCTGGCGCCGGGCATGGGCGATCTGATCAACGCGATGGTCACGCGCTACAAGGCCAAGACCGGCGCCACCGACGTGCCGCCGCATTGCTCGATGGGCTTCAATCAGACCTGGGTGCTGCTCAACAACGTGCTGCCGGTCGCCAAGGAGAAGTACGGCAGCTTCGACCCCGAGGCGATCCGCAAGGCCGCGCTCGACGTCGACATCCCCGCAGGCGGCACCATCCAGGGCTATGGCGTGAAATTCTTCCCGCCGGGCACACCGATGTCCGGCCAGAACGAACGCTCGACGCCGGTGGTGATGCAGAACGCCGGCGAGCACATCTCGGTGGTGTGGCCGACCAACATCAAGACGCAGGACCCGGTCTTCCCGCTGCCGAAGGGTTCGACCTACGGGGCATAG